A single genomic interval of Syntrophobacterales bacterium harbors:
- a CDS encoding glycosyltransferase family 39 protein, producing MNEKTRQTAMYGILLLVLLLPLFCLGVSNHGLWTADEPRVAEIGREMALTGNWVVPALNQRPFLEEPPLYYASVAAVFRILGGASDRTARVPSVLFALGGCIALFFLGTFLFTPRIGFLSSLILATGFEYFRVAHWLVVDSALTCFIITAMMFFIMGYMAENKRKKLLFYILFYICCTGAFFTKGFIGLAVPGLAILAFLLLKRNLKELLRMHVPLGIVVFLALSLPWFFGLWSHGGAEYLKVFLIKNHIQRFLPGGSSGHHQPFYYYLFGFPEGFLPWSILLIPVLIYSFRKSDDSLPPPQKSGITWLKCWFILGIVFLSVASTKRILYLMPVFPPFALLAARYVDSTFLTRLFTKTEKAFLAIFAGFPLILGAAMTPVYLLASGKYPFIASHSLFFTVIAASGLVFGLSLVSLKYFFEKRMDRFWISSGGALYAVMIFSLVAVMPVLDNFKSFVPFTDQVKSIVTADHDLYAYTPDETLRAIIPFYTSFYLKETDNKDYLAARVAKGDRIFVAIRDKKGRFEDELVSTGLFSVVVRHGAKEDRSSVLLSNRER from the coding sequence ATGAACGAAAAAACACGTCAGACCGCGATGTACGGAATATTGCTTCTGGTTCTCCTTCTGCCCCTTTTCTGTCTTGGTGTAAGCAATCACGGACTGTGGACCGCAGATGAGCCCAGGGTTGCCGAGATCGGACGGGAGATGGCATTAACAGGAAACTGGGTAGTCCCTGCATTAAACCAACGCCCTTTTCTGGAAGAGCCGCCTCTCTATTATGCGTCGGTCGCCGCGGTTTTCAGGATTTTAGGGGGTGCGTCCGACAGGACTGCGCGGGTGCCTTCCGTGCTGTTTGCTCTGGGCGGATGTATTGCCCTCTTTTTTCTCGGTACGTTTCTTTTTACCCCCCGCATAGGCTTTCTCTCCTCCCTGATACTTGCTACTGGTTTTGAATACTTTCGGGTGGCCCACTGGCTTGTGGTGGACAGTGCACTCACATGTTTTATAATCACGGCCATGATGTTTTTCATAATGGGGTATATGGCGGAAAACAAGAGGAAGAAACTCCTTTTTTATATCCTTTTCTATATCTGCTGTACAGGCGCCTTCTTTACGAAGGGTTTCATAGGGCTGGCCGTTCCTGGTCTTGCGATCCTCGCGTTTCTGCTGCTTAAGCGCAACCTGAAAGAACTGTTAAGAATGCATGTGCCACTTGGGATCGTTGTCTTTCTTGCCCTCTCGCTGCCATGGTTCTTTGGCCTTTGGAGTCATGGGGGAGCCGAGTACCTTAAGGTCTTTCTAATCAAAAATCATATTCAGAGATTTCTTCCCGGCGGGTCTTCGGGCCACCACCAACCGTTTTATTACTATCTCTTTGGATTCCCGGAGGGTTTTCTTCCCTGGAGTATCCTCCTGATACCGGTCCTCATCTACAGCTTCAGAAAATCTGACGATTCCCTGCCACCACCGCAGAAGTCCGGGATTACCTGGCTTAAATGCTGGTTTATACTCGGCATAGTCTTCTTAAGCGTTGCGTCCACCAAGAGGATACTCTACCTTATGCCCGTATTCCCTCCCTTTGCCCTGCTTGCCGCCCGGTATGTGGACTCCACCTTCCTGACACGGTTATTTACAAAGACGGAAAAGGCGTTCCTCGCTATATTTGCCGGATTTCCTCTTATTCTTGGGGCCGCAATGACCCCCGTCTACCTCCTGGCGTCCGGGAAGTACCCTTTTATTGCGTCTCACTCTCTTTTTTTCACAGTGATAGCTGCCTCCGGGCTTGTTTTTGGACTCTCGCTCGTGTCTCTGAAATACTTCTTCGAAAAAAGAATGGACCGTTTCTGGATATCAAGCGGCGGAGCGTTATATGCCGTCATGATTTTTTCGCTGGTTGCCGTCATGCCTGTGCTCGACAATTTTAAGAGTTTTGTCCCTTTTACCGACCAAGTAAAATCAATTGTCACCGCTGACCATGATCTCTATGCCTACACTCCCGATGAGACGTTGAGAGCTATCATACCATTTTATACAAGTTTTTATCTGAAAGAGACGGACAACAAGGATTATCTTGCTGCACGCGTCGCCAAGGGAGACCGGATTTTTGTCGCCATCAGGGATAAGAAGGGCCGGTTTGAAGATGAACTGGTTTCCACCGGACTTTTTTCGGTCGTCGTCCGGCACGGTGCCAAAGAAGACAGGTCGTCCGTCCTTTTGTCGAATAGAGAGCGATGA
- a CDS encoding enoyl-CoA hydratase/isomerase family protein → MDAVKEDYKDGICTLTLNRPNKKNAMDSELLPALYQALQNAEAAKSQVVIIRGSGKAFCAGGDIVEFRQSEDTASRIDFMADELHKSILLIRKMGAIVVAAVEGVAVGAGLGLALACDITVAARNTVMNMGYRKIGLTPDGGGSIFLSRIVGAKKFSELYLFSRNITMNEALDLGLVNFVWDEESFEERLQKMIADLTALPMETIPYFKDLVNHSVYTGLDIHLDKERFYVSELGGKPQFKERLDQFFSKK, encoded by the coding sequence ATGGATGCGGTAAAAGAAGATTACAAAGATGGTATTTGTACACTCACACTCAACAGACCTAACAAGAAAAACGCCATGGATTCAGAGCTTCTTCCTGCTCTCTATCAGGCTCTGCAGAACGCGGAAGCAGCGAAGAGCCAGGTCGTCATTATCCGAGGCTCCGGAAAGGCGTTTTGCGCCGGTGGCGATATTGTGGAATTCAGGCAGAGCGAAGATACCGCCTCAAGGATTGATTTCATGGCGGATGAGCTTCACAAAAGTATACTGCTTATCAGGAAAATGGGCGCTATTGTTGTGGCTGCCGTTGAGGGGGTTGCGGTGGGGGCCGGGCTTGGCCTTGCCTTGGCCTGTGATATCACGGTGGCCGCTCGGAACACGGTCATGAATATGGGCTACAGAAAAATAGGACTCACCCCCGACGGCGGCGGCAGCATCTTTCTATCCAGGATCGTAGGCGCAAAAAAGTTCAGCGAACTCTATCTCTTCTCCCGCAACATTACTATGAATGAAGCGCTTGACCTGGGCCTTGTAAATTTTGTGTGGGATGAAGAAAGTTTCGAGGAAAGACTTCAAAAAATGATTGCCGATCTGACGGCCCTGCCCATGGAGACCATACCGTATTTCAAGGATCTTGTGAATCATTCGGTCTACACGGGTCTCGACATCCATCTCGACAAAGAAAGGTTTTACGTCTCTGAACTTGGAGGAAAACCTCAATTCAAAGAAAGGCTTGACCAGTTTTTCAGCAAAAAGTAA
- a CDS encoding metal ABC transporter permease yields MDALLQILSPGFLLRNSIYASMLIGFACPIVGVFLVMRRLVFMGVALPQISSTGIAVALSLPLWLGFHVANQGSLSPHALAFAGATTFSLGAIMVLAFLERRGKGQPEGRIGTAYVTAAALSILILSKNPYGEIGWLGLLKGEVVTISNLDLVVTAAALALVLIGLAVCRKELLLVCFDREMAITLRKNVIFWDILLYLMIGLTVSTAVLSVGPLITFGFLLLPALTAHLLARTMKQLTILASLIGGGAAFLGFWIAYKWDLPVGPTDVCLLSSLYGTVWLLTRLLSSRTKRFNGT; encoded by the coding sequence ATGGATGCGCTTCTTCAGATTCTCTCGCCTGGCTTCCTGTTGCGCAATTCCATCTATGCCAGCATGCTCATCGGGTTCGCGTGCCCCATTGTGGGCGTGTTTCTCGTAATGCGGCGGCTCGTGTTTATGGGTGTGGCTTTGCCGCAGATATCCTCGACGGGCATCGCCGTCGCCCTCTCCCTTCCCTTGTGGTTAGGATTTCATGTGGCGAACCAAGGCTCCCTAAGCCCGCACGCCCTAGCCTTTGCGGGAGCCACAACCTTCTCTCTCGGCGCGATTATGGTCCTGGCGTTTCTGGAGCGGCGAGGCAAGGGGCAACCGGAAGGCAGGATCGGGACGGCATATGTAACGGCGGCGGCGCTCAGCATCCTAATCCTGTCAAAAAATCCTTACGGTGAAATCGGGTGGCTCGGCTTGCTAAAAGGGGAAGTGGTCACCATCTCCAATCTCGATCTTGTGGTGACGGCGGCAGCTCTCGCACTCGTCCTCATTGGGCTGGCAGTCTGCCGCAAAGAACTGCTTCTCGTCTGTTTCGACCGAGAAATGGCGATTACACTTCGAAAAAACGTTATTTTCTGGGACATTTTACTCTATTTGATGATAGGCCTTACTGTTTCAACGGCAGTGCTCAGTGTCGGCCCTTTGATCACATTCGGCTTCCTCCTTCTGCCGGCGCTCACTGCTCACCTTCTTGCCCGTACCATGAAACAGTTGACGATCTTAGCCTCATTAATCGGAGGCGGAGCGGCGTTCTTAGGCTTCTGGATAGCTTATAAGTGGGATCTGCCTGTCGGTCCGACAGATGTCTGCCTCTTAAGTTCACTCTATGGGACGGTCTGGCTCCTTACCAGGCTTCTATCCAGCCGCACGAAACGTTTTAACGGAACATAA
- a CDS encoding recombinase family protein, translating into MTYGYVRVSGIDQNEDRQMLAMNRLNIPKERIYADKMSGKDFERPAYKALAEILNPGDLIYIKSIDRLGRDYDEIQNQWRVLTKERGVDISVIDMPLLDTRSGKDLMGTFLADIVLQVLSFIAQNERETIRKRQAEGIAAARARAIMFGRPVKRPPRSFEDLVIQWECGTLTIEKVLKQTGLKEATFYRRLREYRLKKDK; encoded by the coding sequence ATGACCTACGGCTATGTACGGGTATCAGGCATTGATCAGAACGAGGACAGGCAAATGCTTGCCATGAACCGTCTTAACATACCAAAAGAGCGGATATACGCGGACAAAATGTCGGGCAAGGATTTTGAGCGTCCGGCCTACAAAGCGCTCGCCGAAATACTAAACCCAGGCGACCTTATCTATATCAAGAGTATAGACAGGCTGGGCCGCGATTATGACGAAATACAAAACCAGTGGCGCGTACTCACGAAAGAACGCGGTGTAGATATTTCCGTGATTGATATGCCTCTCCTTGACACGCGTAGCGGCAAAGACTTGATGGGTACGTTCCTCGCCGACATAGTCCTGCAAGTTCTGTCTTTTATAGCTCAAAATGAGCGGGAGACAATACGAAAACGGCAGGCAGAGGGTATAGCGGCAGCGCGAGCGCGGGCCATAATGTTTGGACGGCCCGTCAAAAGGCCGCCCCGCAGTTTTGAAGATTTGGTAATACAGTGGGAATGCGGGACGCTGACGATTGAGAAAGTCTTGAAGCAGACAGGCTTAAAAGAAGCCACGTTTTACAGGCGATTAAGGGAATACAGGCTTAAAAAAGACAAATAA
- a CDS encoding MTH1187 family thiamine-binding protein: MSVMLEFAMFPTDKGESVSKYVGRIIKAIDESGVSYKLTPMGTIAEVETIAEALAIIDSSYSELEPDCARVYSSIKLDIRKGKDGRLQQKIESVEKKIGKKVKQ, encoded by the coding sequence ATGTCCGTTATGTTGGAGTTTGCCATGTTTCCTACCGATAAAGGCGAGAGTGTAAGCAAATATGTGGGAAGAATAATAAAGGCAATAGACGAAAGCGGGGTCTCATATAAGCTGACGCCGATGGGAACGATTGCTGAAGTGGAAACCATTGCCGAAGCCCTCGCCATTATCGACAGCTCATATTCGGAACTGGAACCGGATTGCGCCCGGGTCTACTCTTCCATCAAGTTGGACATAAGGAAAGGGAAAGATGGAAGGCTGCAACAAAAAATTGAATCCGTAGAGAAAAAGATCGGCAAAAAGGTTAAGCAATAA
- a CDS encoding metal ABC transporter ATP-binding protein, whose translation MNQPLITFDNLSVGYDNQSVLSGISLSIAVDSFTAILGANGSGKSTLLKTILGLIPPIGGRIDIRAQEGSTLMFGYVPQSIHFDPVYLLTAFDVALMGTYGRIRPGRAVPSAERVFTRECLRAAGAEQFALRRFSELSWGQKQRVLIARALAARPDILALDEPTAGVDHEAAYEVLEFISMIRRERKLAVLLVTHDFAAARRYAGHVVWLRNKNILYGTVDDILTPDRMIHTLEMQVG comes from the coding sequence ATGAACCAGCCGCTCATCACCTTTGACAACCTGAGCGTAGGCTATGATAACCAGTCTGTGCTGTCCGGAATATCGCTCTCCATAGCAGTGGACAGTTTCACTGCCATCCTGGGGGCAAACGGTTCAGGCAAATCAACGCTCCTTAAGACCATCCTCGGACTCATTCCCCCCATCGGTGGTCGTATCGACATTAGGGCACAGGAAGGCTCAACCCTCATGTTCGGTTATGTCCCTCAGTCCATTCATTTCGATCCGGTCTATTTGCTCACCGCGTTTGACGTGGCGCTTATGGGCACGTACGGACGTATCAGGCCCGGCCGCGCTGTCCCATCTGCCGAACGCGTTTTCACCAGGGAGTGTCTCAGGGCAGCGGGTGCGGAGCAGTTTGCCCTGAGACGGTTTTCGGAACTATCCTGGGGACAGAAGCAGCGTGTTCTCATCGCGCGCGCCCTTGCTGCCCGTCCCGACATCCTCGCACTTGATGAACCCACTGCCGGGGTTGACCACGAAGCAGCCTACGAAGTGCTTGAATTCATTTCAATGATCCGCAGAGAAAGGAAGCTTGCCGTACTGCTCGTCACCCACGATTTTGCGGCGGCTCGCCGATACGCCGGGCATGTCGTATGGCTCCGCAATAAGAATATCCTCTATGGTACTGTTGATGATATTCTTACGCCTGACCGGATGATACATACTCTTGAAATGCAGGTCGGCTGA